The DNA region TTTTTTGGTAAGAATAACAGCTGTAGCTGTTGCTGCAGTACCTAATAAAAGTATTCCTGCACTTGCAGCTAATATTCTTTTACGTTTTTTATCGGCCATAATTTCTCCTTTTTAAAATTTTGAATATATTCTATATTAACACTATTATATGTTTTTTTTTTTTTTCAAAAGTTTTTTAAAAAACAAAACGCACTACTGGTTTTGTATTTTACCAGTAATACGTTTTTGAATTTTGTCTATCGAAATAATGTTGGCTTTTATAGTTGATCCAGGCTCAAAAACTTCATATTGACTAGTGTTTTTGTCTAAATTTAGATCCTTAATATGAATGAAAAGGTTTTCTTTTAAACCAATATAAACAAATATACCGAAATCAGTTATATTTTCAACTGTTCCAATAACCTCTTCACCTTCACTCAAGTCTTCAAAGTTCGTTATCGAACTTTTTAAAATGAATCCTGTTTTGTCTTTTTTGATCGGTTTAACATTTGATGAAAGCGCCTTTAAAATAAGTTTTATTTCATAAATGTTAACATTATATTTTTGAGCTAAAGTATCTGCGTTTAAAGACGAAACATCAATACCTTCATCAGTTGGTATTAGCCCATTATCATTAATTATTTTTTTAGCAAGATTATATGACTCAGGGTGAATAAAAGTTTTGTCCAAATAATTATTTGTGTTAAAAATTCGTAAAAAGCCAATAGATTGCTCAAAAGTTTTTGCTCCTAACCCTTTAACTTTTTTAAGATCATTTCTATCTTTAAAATCACCGTTTTCTTGTCTATGTTTCACTATATTTTCAGCAAGTTTTGAACTAAGACCTGATATATAAGTTAAGATAGACTTTGTTGCTGAATTAACATCAACGCCGATCTCATTTACTACTTTTTGTACCTTAAAAGTAAGATAATTATCTAATTCTTTTTGATTAACATCGTGTTGATATTGACCAACACCTATTGATTTAGGGTCTATTTTTACATACTCATTGAGAGGATCTAAGAATTTTCTACCAATGTTAATTGCACTTCTTTCTTCAACAGATAAATCAGGAAATTCCTCTATAGCTACTTTTGATGCAGAATATACACTTGCACCTACTTCTGAAACAACGGTATATTTAACTGTTATTTTATTGTTTTTAATTAAGTCAGAAATAAATCTTTCTGTTTCTCTTGAGGCTGTTCCGTTTCCGATAACAATTATGTCAATATCATACTTATTAATAAGTTTTAATACTATTTCAGATGACTCTTTTATTTTTTTAAATGGTTCATGAGGGTAAATTTTATCAATAGCTAAAACATCACCATTTTTGTTCAAAGCTGCAATTTTGCACCCGTTTTTAAAACCAGGATCAATCGATAATAATCTTACATTATCGATTGCAGGAGTATTAAGTAATTTTTCTACTGAATTTGAAAAAATTTCAATTGCAGCTGTTTCAGCTTTTGCAAATAACTCATTAAAAATTTCTCTTTCAATTGATGGTAAAATCAATCTCTTTAACGAATCAATAATAGCTGGCTTAAAATTGTTTTCATTAACTTTTCTTCTATCAATCATATACAAAATATATGATATGAAATTTTCTATTTTATAGTCGAAACTTAATGAAACAATATTTAAATTAACAGCTCTATTTATGGCTAAAATATTATGATTTTTAATATATTTTATTGGAGAACTAAAATCATAATAAATTTTGAATTTCTGCCTTTCATCATTAGCGTTCTTCTTTATTTTTGTTCTTAATAATCCAAAATTATAAATTCTTTGTTTTATTTCCTCTTTTATATTAAGATCTTGAGATATTCATTGAGCTATAATATAATTCGCTTGCTCAATAGCGAATTCTACGGTTGCAACATCTTTTGTTAGATATTTTTTAGCTTCTAGTTTTATATCAAAATTGATATTTTTGTTAGTGAATATCGTTTTTGCAAGAGGTTCTAAACCAAGCTTTATTGCTTCAGTTGCTTTAGTTATTTTACCTACTTTGAAAGGTTCGTATAATGATTCTAAATCACTTTTAATATTTGTATTTTGAATCTTAACCAAAAGATCATCCGTTAAAAGATTTTTTTCTTTAAGGGTTTCAATTATTACTTCTTTTCTTTTGTTAAGTGATTCATAATATTTAAAAAACTTATCAATTTGATAAATTTGCTCTTCATTAAGACCGCCAGTAGCGCTTTGTCTATATCTAGAAATAAATGGAACAGTATCTCCATTAAAAAGCATTTCTAAAACTACTTTAACTTGCTTTTCTGTTATTTTTAATTCTTGACTAGTCGTTGTTATTGCTTGAGATTCTATATTCATAATTATTGCTTTCTATTTTTGTTTTGTGAATTTTGGATTTTATTTCTAAAATGTATTTTTTCAGGCAATGTAGTAGTTTTGAAAATTTTCATAGTTTGTTCAATATCTTCAATATTTATTGATTCAGGTAATTCTTTAGAGTAAAGAGACATGTCATTTATTTTTTCTTCTAGTTCATTTAGCTTGCAAATTATAACGTGTTCAGGAATATTGCTAATTTGAATTATTGCTTCATCAGGTAAAACAATTAATGATGCATACGGAACGTTTTTATTTAAACTTTTTATTACATTTTTGATGTGATATTCATTTTGTAAAATAGGATTATTTACAGGTATTTTTTTATTTTTCTTCTTTAAACTTAAAAAGAATTTTTTACTTCCTGCATCACCTGATATGTTTCCGTTAAAATTTTTATATTCTACAACTACTAAAAAAGAAGGTGAAACAAGAATTGAATCAACTTCATATATATGATTTTCGAATTTATAAACACCACCTTCAATATACCTAAAGTTTGTATTCTTTAAAATTTTTTTTATTCTTTCATTTGCGGCGTCTTCAAACATAAAACCTTTCTTCTTATCTTTATATCCATAAATATACTTCCATAATATATATCACACTATTAAACTTACTAAAATTAAAGTAAATAAGATCATTAATAAAATTGTTACTATTAAAAATTGTTTTTCACTCATATAAGCCCCTTTTATCTTAAAATTATAATATAAAAAATCACCTATGGTGATTTTTATTTATTTTTATCATTCATACTTGGTTTAATCATGTTTTTTGCTTTATAATTTTTAAATCCAATAACTTTAACAACAAAAGGATTAAATACTTTTTCAGTAAAACCTTGTAAGAATATATAGAATAAAGGAGCTATAAAAGTACCAATTAACATAGAAATAGTACCAGATACAACACCATTTCATGCGTATGAAGTTGCATTATTTTCAAGATTACCTAATAAATTATGTGTATATGCTTGGAAACCTTGTGTATTTGAATTTTCGAACATTAATATAGGTAATTGTTGCGCTAAACCTCTTGCTGGGTTAATAGCTGCTGTTCCACCTAAAATACCCATTCAAACACTGAATGAAATAATTGCCATAATAAATGTATCTCTATATTTACCTTCAATTCTTGGTGAAAATATAGGAACTAACAAAATTGTAGTAATTGATAATTCTACAAATACTATTCAAATTGAACCTGTAATTAATTTTGTATCAACTGAACTATTTTTAAATGGTGCAAATACTTTGTCTGCTGCTGAAATAGAGTTTATTGGCATATTTGCAACGAATTCTTGACCAACTTGACTTTTTCCAACTGCATAAATAATTAAACCAGCTAATAATGCACCAATAAATTGCATAAATATCTTAAATGAAGCATATCATCCATCATTTGTTCCATTTAAATATCTTGTTAGAGTAACTGAAGGGTTTAAATCACAACTTCATCTAAGAAATATAAATAATACTATTCCAACAGCTATAAACCCTGCGAAAAATCCTACTAAAGCAGGGTGAATTAAATATTCTTCAATAACAACTGGTTTTGCTTTCGCTAATTTAATAACTGTACTTAATCCAGCTAAAAATAATGAAAGTAAAATTGTTCCAATAACTTCTGAAAATCCGTGAATAACTCAAGTAATTAAGTCTTTTGGTTTTTCAGCATTGATTCTTGTTGATTTTTTTAAATTAAAGTAACTAAATCATGATTTAAAAAATTCTCATGAGCTTTTTAATGTAATATTGTTTTTCTGTTTGTTAACCATTTTTGATCATTCCATTTTCCATAATAATTAATGCATTGTCAAAAATACCTTTTTCTGCTGAGTCAGCATTTTCTAAAGTAACTTTTGCAATTTGTGTTAATGCTAAATCTGTTAAGAATGCTTGGTGAGATGTAATTAATACATTCGGCATCTCAATAAGTTCTTTTCATTGTGGATCTAATTTTTTAAGGTCTTCAATTCTTGCAGAAACATCTTCGTAAAATCTTCCTTCTTCTCTTTCAAGAACGTCAGTAGCAAGACCTTTAATTTTTCCTGATTTTAGCCCGTTAATAACTGCTTCTAATTCTAAAATTTCTCCACGCGCAGTATTAACAACTATGACACCATCCTTCATTTTATTTACAGCAGCTTCATCAATTAAGTACTTTGTTGAAGGCAATAAAGGACAGTGGATAGAGATAAAATCAGATTCTTCTAGCAATTTTGCTAGTGAAACAAACTCAATTCCTAATTTGTCAGCTAAATCAGGAAAATTTTCTTGTGCAAAAGCGTCAAAAACCAATACTTTAGCCCCAGTAGCTTTTGCAATTCTAATAAATGTTTGCCCAATTTTTCCTGAGCCAATAACTCCAACTACAGAGTTACCAATACATTTACCATCAAGTCCGTTTAAAGAAAAATTATATTTTTCTACTCTCTTGTTTGCTTCGATTAGATTTCTATTTAAAGCAGATAAACCTGCAAAAGCAAATTCACCAATACTTTCTGCTGAATAGTTAAAAATTCTAAAAACTTTTATACCTAATTCATTTGCGGCTGCAATATCAATTTTATTGTAACCCATTGATCTTTGGAATCAATATTTAATCCCTAATTTTGATAATACATTTAAAATTACTTTATCTCCATATGTATTAACAAATCCACAAACTGCATCAAATCCTTTTGCTAATTTTGCAGTATTCAAGTTTAAATTTTCTTTGAAAAATGTAATTTCATGTCTTCCTTCGTTATATTTTTCAAAATACTTAACATCGTAGTCTTTTGCATCAAAAAATGCTATTTTCATATTCAACTCCTAAAAAAATTATTTTAAAAATATTTTAATTTCAGCTTTTTAAAATCTTTTTATATTATATAAAAATTTACATTTTTTAATAACTGATTTTTATAATCTTAAAAATAATAAAAATTCAATAAAAAAGTTATTTACCTTATGATAAATAACTATGAAATTAGATGTAGAATAACATGTATTTTGAGCTTATTTTTGAACATTTAACTCCTTATTTAGGAGTTAAATGTTTTTTCATTTTTTATTTATAGAAGTCTGCACTTTTTTGAAAAAAAGTGGCAAAAAACTTAAGCAAAAAAATTTTTTTATTTTTTTGCTTTTTTAAATTTATAAATTTACGCATTTTTTCTAAATTTCCCTACATCAAAAGAGCAATTTTTATTTTTAAAATTTTCATAAAAAATATTAAAATTATTATGCATCAATTCTTATATCATCATTGATGCTTCTGTGCAATGCTCGGAGTATGCTTAAGTATTCGGACATGATTTTATTAGCTTCAAGATTACTATCTTGGGCATTCACGGAAATACTATTAAATTTTGAGATATATAATTCAAGAGTTTTAAAAAACGAATTTGTTTTATTATGGATAAATGCTAGTTTCCCTACGGCTGGAATAGAGTAATCTAATCCTTTCTCTAAAGCTCACATTTCTGTTAAACTTAGATATTTTCCGTTAGGTTCCTTAGCAAAGTATTTTTTATCATTATATTTAAAATACAAATTATCATCCGAAGAATGCACTAATAAAACGTCAGAATTATAAGGGAAGATAATTCTTTTGTTATACATATCAAAGGCTGCGTAATTTTTACCTTGGTATCTAACAACACCATTTAAAACTTTTCTATTAATCTCTAAATCAACGGCTCAATTGCCGTTTTTCTTTCCCTCTTTTTGAAAAACATTTTGTTTAGAAATTATTTTTTTATTCCTGATATTGTAATAATTTTGAAATACTTCATTATTTTTCTTCAAATCATCAATATTTTTATATCCGTTTTCGTGAATAAGTAACGGATATTGGTCTAGTGATGTCCTAAAAGATCTTTCAACATGTGGTTTATGTTTTGGATTTGATGAACTTAGTACTTCTATTCCCTTTTTATTTAAAACTTTTTCAAAGACTGTTTGTGTGTTTTCGCTTCCTCAAAAACTTCTTCTTTTATCAGTATAGATTTTCTTTGGGAATCCATACTTTTTAAATACAATTTCTAGTAGTCTTTGATATCCTAATGTTGTTTCTTGTTCTTCGAATCATGCTGCTAACAATGTTCCTGTTGCTACATCTATTGCATGATAAAGATATAATGGTTTATCATTTTTCAAGTATGGTTCAAGTTGTGCATCAATCTCAACAATTTCGCCGAATTTTAGATTTTTCTTTAGATTTAAAACTTGTCTTTGTTTTTCGTTTTGTTTAATCTGTTGATAATAATTTTTTAATATCAATGTTATATCTTCTGAGGTTTTTTTCTTTGATAATCTTGCAACCCTTCTTCCTCTCTTGGTTGTATGTATATTAAATAAACCTAATTGATTAAATCTCTTAACTAAAGTTTTGTAAGAAATTTTTTCTCTTATAAAAGAACCATACTCAGAATTGAAGTATGTTTTAATTGAAAGTTGATTATTTGTTAGATCTCTATTCAAAATAAACTGACATGTTTCTAAATAATTTTTAAAGACTAATTCTATTTCTGCATCAGTTATTTTGTAATTTCTTTGATGATATTTATTTTTATGTGAGACAACAATTTCTTTTTTGCTTTTAATAACTTTTTTATATCTTTTTACAGTTGATAAACTAAGGTTTGTAATCAAGCTAAGATAAGATAAAGATTTTTCGATATTTTCAGCAATCAATTTTAAAGATTGTTGTTTTTTTATTTCAAATTTTGTTAAATTTTTATACTTAAATAAGTTGTGTGTTATTTTCATAAATAACTTATACCACTTTCTTGTTAAATAGGCTCATTTTATATGAGATTAATATGTGGCTCAAAATATATGTTATTACACAGTTATTTACCTTATGATAAATAACTATGAAATTAGATATTTTTTTATATAATATTTTTGAGCCGACATCGAGATTATAAGTAACTCATTGTCAAACTACCTTCAGAAATGAAGGTTATTTTTTTACTTTATATTTAAGTTTTTCTAAAATTTTTATGACGTACTCATCCATTTTATCACTTAAATAAATCTCAAATTTATTATTTTGTACATTTGAAAAAGCGTGTTCGTCTAGCGTTTTAAGAGATGAAGGAAGAAAAATTTTCTTTAATGAAGTTAAATTATTCAAAAAGTCAGCAGGAAGATTTTCGACGCCGTCAGGTATGATAATTTCTTTAATATTTTTATTAAATGAAATATCATGCATTTTGAATTTTGTATTAGGATGGAATGTAATAGTACTATGAATTTTTTTTGGGATACTAATTATATTTGAAAAATTATTACTATAAAGGATACCTCCATAACTCTGATATCAATAATTTCCTGGTTCAACATTAATTTTTGTTAAATTATCTACATCAATTGAACCTTTTCAATCCTCAATAATTTTTACTGTTTTAGGAAGTGTAATTTCGCTATTTTCATATTTTTTTGGCACAACCAATAATGTTTGCATATCTTTTGTATATAAAACACCATCTTTAGACGCAAAGTGTTGATTTTTAGGACTTACTTCAAATCATTTAACTTTATGTGTTCCACCTGAATAATCAATTCTCTCAATATTTTCTCCTATGTAAAGTCTTTCTGTTGTATCTAAAACGTTTTGTGAAATACTTACAACTTTATGAGCTTCATCAATTGATTCAAGCGGTTTTAATAAATCTTTTTTATCTGTATCTATATTTCTAAAAGCAGAAAAACCTCTATTATATTCATATTCAAAACCTTCTATGGCCTTATGTGCATCAATTACTTGATAAGCTCTATGCCATCTTGAAAAACCTTCACCAGATCCTTTAAAGTTAACATTTCCTCCCCAAGTTGGATCAGAATGGAAAAAGCTATTAGTTTCATCATCGTAAACTAAATTTCATTGGTGATCACCATACTCTGATCAACCAATAACTACAACATTCTTAACATTTATTGAATCTAACATTGCTTTATATAAATTGCTATAACCACCACAAACAGCAAATTTTTTTTCAAAAGCCATTTTAGGATCAATCGCTGCTTGTACGTTTCCGTTATGTGCATATTTTAAATTAGAGTGAATTCAATCATATATAACTCTAATTTTTTCTATTCTGGTATTCGCTTTATCTTTTGCATTATTTAATATTTCTTGTGTTTTTTCTGCAATGAAATCCTTATGAGCTTTTTGATAATCATGCTTGTAATAATCATTAATTGAATCTACAGAAAATAAACTCATAAAATACTTTGCTTCTTCATTTATTTGAATATTTTCATTAACTCTTTGCCCATAATCATTTGGACTTGTGTTTGAATTTTTAGAACCTTCGCTAACCAATAAATCTTCCTTGGTATAACTAACATTTGCTGCCTTTTCGTAATTTGTTTTGACTTCATTAAATATTTTTTCAAGCTCTGTCTTTTGTTTTGAATAATATTCGTCTATTTTTATGTATTGTTTTGTTACAACATTGTAATATGTCTCGTTAATAATATTTTCCAATTGATCTTTATACTCTTTATATTTTAGTTCTTTTAAGTTTTTATCTATGAAAGATGAAACGGAATCTTTTAGTTCTAAATAATTTTCTTGAGGATTATTTTTTGACTCTATTTCTTTTTTCTTTTCTTCTTTGTTTGCAATATTAGTTGGTTTTTTATCATCTTTTTTATTATTTATAACTTCAGTAGGAATGGTTTTATTTTGTTTTTTGTTATCACTTGTTTTCGAAGGACTGGTTGATACTTTTGTTGGATTAATATTTTCTTGTCTTTTAGAAGTATTTTCCTTATCTGTTTCTGATTTAAGAACTGGTTGATTATTTTTTGAGGAATCATCAGTGTTTGTTTTATTTTTATCATTTTTAACAACTTCGTTATTTTGTATGTTGCAAGAAGTTACTGATAACAATGATGCTGACAATATTAAAAATCCCGCTAATTTCTTTTTCATTTTTCTCCTTAATTTAATAATAATTAATTATATATAATTTAAGAAAAAAAACAAAAAAATGGCATATTTGCCATTTTTTTCTATTTTTTGAATTTAAACTCTTCTGGATATGTATTCAATGATTGAGGGAATAAATTAGTTTTCATATTTGGATAAAGTTTTTTCAAAGCTTCACGATAAGAATTTTTTTGATTTTCGCCACCACCATAAATTAAATCATATTCTGGTAGTTTATAATCCGGTCCATATAAACCTTTATAATCAAAACCTTCTGATCTAAAAGCCGCAAACATTCCGGTTCTAGCTGCACCATTACCAGAGTGAAAAATTCCTACTAGTTCATTTTTCTGATTCCTAAATGATGATCCTGATGATCCACCATAAGGCACGTAACTTTTTGATAAGTAGTTTAGACCAAATGCAATTAACTTGTCATTTCCAGATTGGTAGAAATCATCACCGGTATGAGTTGCAGAAATGAAAGCATCTAATACTCCAGGTTTGTTAGTGAAAGTTCTATAACCTAGTTGTGAAGATAAATAATTTCCTAAATCTTTATACTCTTTTGTGTATTCATTTTTATGTCAGTAAAATTCTGGATTAGAATTAGTTCATAAAGAATTGGTTTCTCTTCTATTTCCTCACCTATCATCATTAGGTATTGGATCACCATTTTCATTTAAAAGAAAATAATCTTCAAAAGAAGCTGGATAACCTAATGCATAAAGGTTATCACCTAAATATTCTTTTTTATCACTTTCTTTTTTGAGCATTGGTCTATCTATTTGTGAATAATCACTTAAATAAGAAGTGGTTTTGAATCTTATGTGATTTTGTTCATCATTTGCATAATTATATGTTATAAATTTTGCAAATTCTGAAGGCTTATTCATAATGTCGTCATATTCGTTATCAATAACTCTCGAAGGATTATTTGATAAAGCCCATATTTGACTTGAGTTTATATTATTAAAATCAAATTCTAAAACAGCAAAATCTGCATATTCTTCTAAGTTTTTATATTTTCCTTTCTGAGTTGCTGTTAAATAATCTGAAGGCTTAGAATTAAGAAAGTCTTTTGCTTGAAAAACTTTTTTAACTAAACCTTGCCTAATTAATGGTTGATCAAAATAAAATCTTTCAATATCTTCATCATCATTAACTGTTGAAAATTCTTTATCAAAGTTAGCATCTTCTCTTATTTTAGTTATCATAACCTTAATTGTATCGTCTCTAAAAGCATCGGCAACGTGTAAATTTGTTCCAAAATATCATTTTGTAGGATATGACCCATCTTCTTTTTTCTCAAAATCTAGAATTCACATCGTTCCAAATGTACCATAAGAGTGACCATCTTTAGGATTAGTAAATTCAACACTGTATGTTTGTTTTGCTATTTTTTTATAATGATCGTTAACAAGATTTCTAGCTAACCCACTGTAACGTCATTGATTTCTACCTATAGAATCTGATCTAACAGGTGCTTTATCAACCTCTTTGCCTTCTGAAAGACTTAGTCCTTCAAATTCTCCTTGATCATTAAATTTAGGTAATGTAAAACCTTTTAGATAGCTTGACTCATATGAATCAACGCCGATTTCTTTAGCTTTTTTATCAAAATCTAAAATAGCTTTTTTAGAATTTAAATTAATATCTTTATGATAGTCAGTTGGGCTAATCCCTTTAAATTTCAAATGATTAGATAAAGCTCTTAAATAAGTAATATTTTCAATATCAAACCTGTCTTTATGAGATAAAGATGAATAAATAACATAATCTTGATCAAGAGGTTCATATGGTTCTAATTGTATATTGAAATTATGGTCAGGAGTTCCGTTTTTTGGGTTGTTTCTAAATCCGTTGAAGGTAAATTTTCTTACTATTTTACTATCAGGGTTGTTCTTATTTTCAAATTCAACAATTATACCGATAGCTCCAAGCCAATCAGATACCTTTTGGTCTTTTTGTTCGATAAAATGGTCAATTGATTTAATTGAATAATTAAAGAGACTTGAATTTCCGCCGGAAACACTAATTTGCAAATCATCCAGTTTTAATTCTGAAGGATAAATTTGTAATCTATCAGTTGTTGTTTTAGAAAAAGAAACTAAATTAGCACTTATCTCACCTAATTCATCCATTTCAAATTCAAAATCTTTTTCAACAATATTTGAATTGTATTTCTTGTCTTCTTTAGAATATGTTAATTGTATATTAATATTATCAGATTCAAGTTTTGATAATGTAAACTCACCAATAAAAAGGCCTTTTTCATTTCTTAATGAGTTAAGAGTTACTTTTTCATTTTTATTTATAATCAAATAAAAATTTGAAAGTGTTTTTATATCTATTTCTTGATTAGATGTAAATCAAAAAGTAATTTTTCTTGAATTTTTAGATAGTTGGGCAAGGCCAAAGTTGTTGAAAACATGGTCTTCTAAATTGATAGTTTCTATTTCATTAATAGATCAGTTGTTATTTATTTTAGGATTATCGCTCCCGTTTACGATATCCTTACTAGGTTTTTCAATTGGTTTGGGTTTTGGTTGCATATTTGTAGAATTATTATCAGAAGGGTTATTATTATTATTGTTGTTGTTGTTATCAGTAGAATTATTATTTGTATTGTTTGATCTCTTAACATCACAAGACACACTTACAGAAAGGGTTGTTAAAACAAAAGGCAAAGATAAAAGTCCAAAGGACTTTCAAATTTTTTTAGTATTTTTTCTCATAGAATTATTTTTCTAATTTTCCTTGATTTTCCAATTCTTCATCAGTAGGAATATCCAAGTTAGAACCTATATATTGGAAAATTTCGGGACTTTGTTTAAGGTATTTACCTTCAAGAATTCTAATAACACTATCCACAGTGTCTTCAAGTGGAACGAATACCCCAGGAGCTTTTGTAAAATGTTCAGTCATGAAAAAGTTTTGAGTGAAGAAGTTTTCAAGTTGTAATGCTTTTCTAACTGTGTTTTTACTTTCTTCATCAAGTTCATCAAATCCTAGAATTAAAATAACATCTTCTAAATCTTTGTATGCCTTTAAAACTCTCTTGGCTTCAACTATGGCATCAAAATGTTTTTTACCTAATAATTCAGCACTAACTGAGTTTGATTGACTAGCAAGAGGGTCAAAAGCTGGGAAAATATTTTTTGCTGATTGAGCACGTGAAAGAACCAAACTTCCATCAAGGTGATTAAATACAGCAACAGCAGACGGATCAGATAAATCATCCATTGGTAAGAACATTGT from Mycoplasmopsis canis PG 14 includes:
- a CDS encoding DDE-type integrase/transposase/recombinase → MKITHNLFKYKNLTKFEIKKQQSLKLIAENIEKSLSYLSLITNLSLSTVKRYKKVIKSKKEIVVSHKNKYHQRNYKITDAEIELVFKNYLETCQFILNRDLTNNQLSIKTYFNSEYGSFIREKISYKTLVKRFNQLGLFNIHTTKRGRRVARLSKKKTSEDITLILKNYYQQIKQNEKQRQVLNLKKNLKFGEIVEIDAQLEPYLKNDKPLYLYHAIDVATGTLLAAWFEEQETTLGYQRLLEIVFKKYGFPKKIYTDKRRSFWGSENTQTVFEKVLNKKGIEVLSSSNPKHKPHVERSFRTSLDQYPLLIHENGYKNIDDLKKNNEVFQNYYNIRNKKIISKQNVFQKEGKKNGNWAVDLEINRKVLNGVVRYQGKNYAAFDMYNKRIIFPYNSDVLLVHSSDDNLYFKYNDKKYFAKEPNGKYLSLTEMWALEKGLDYSIPAVGKLAFIHNKTNSFFKTLELYISKFNSISVNAQDSNLEANKIMSEYLSILRALHRSINDDIRIDA
- a CDS encoding 2-hydroxyacid dehydrogenase; protein product: MKIAFFDAKDYDVKYFEKYNEGRHEITFFKENLNLNTAKLAKGFDAVCGFVNTYGDKVILNVLSKLGIKYWFQRSMGYNKIDIAAANELGIKVFRIFNYSAESIGEFAFAGLSALNRNLIEANKRVEKYNFSLNGLDGKCIGNSVVGVIGSGKIGQTFIRIAKATGAKVLVFDAFAQENFPDLADKLGIEFVSLAKLLEESDFISIHCPLLPSTKYLIDEAAVNKMKDGVIVVNTARGEILELEAVINGLKSGKIKGLATDVLEREEGRFYEDVSARIEDLKKLDPQWKELIEMPNVLITSHQAFLTDLALTQIAKVTLENADSAEKGIFDNALIIMENGMIKNG
- a CDS encoding leucine-rich repeat protein; this translates as MKKKLAGFLILSASLLSVTSCNIQNNEVVKNDKNKTNTDDSSKNNQPVLKSETDKENTSKRQENINPTKVSTSPSKTSDNKKQNKTIPTEVINNKKDDKKPTNIANKEEKKKEIESKNNPQENYLELKDSVSSFIDKNLKELKYKEYKDQLENIINETYYNVVTKQYIKIDEYYSKQKTELEKIFNEVKTNYEKAANVSYTKEDLLVSEGSKNSNTSPNDYGQRVNENIQINEEAKYFMSLFSVDSINDYYKHDYQKAHKDFIAEKTQEILNNAKDKANTRIEKIRVIYDWIHSNLKYAHNGNVQAAIDPKMAFEKKFAVCGGYSNLYKAMLDSINVKNVVVIGWSEYGDHQWNLVYDDETNSFFHSDPTWGGNVNFKGSGEGFSRWHRAYQVIDAHKAIEGFEYEYNRGFSAFRNIDTDKKDLLKPLESIDEAHKVVSISQNVLDTTERLYIGENIERIDYSGGTHKVKWFEVSPKNQHFASKDGVLYTKDMQTLLVVPKKYENSEITLPKTVKIIEDWKGSIDVDNLTKINVEPGNYWYQSYGGILYSNNFSNIISIPKKIHSTITFHPNTKFKMHDISFNKNIKEIIIPDGVENLPADFLNNLTSLKKIFLPSSLKTLDEHAFSNVQNNKFEIYLSDKMDEYVIKILEKLKYKVKK
- a CDS encoding aquaporin gives rise to the protein MVNKQKNNITLKSSWEFFKSWFSYFNLKKSTRINAEKPKDLITWVIHGFSEVIGTILLSLFLAGLSTVIKLAKAKPVVIEEYLIHPALVGFFAGFIAVGIVLFIFLRWSCDLNPSVTLTRYLNGTNDGWYASFKIFMQFIGALLAGLIIYAVGKSQVGQEFVANMPINSISAADKVFAPFKNSSVDTKLITGSIWIVFVELSITTILLVPIFSPRIEGKYRDTFIMAIISFSVWMGILGGTAAINPARGLAQQLPILMFENSNTQGFQAYTHNLLGNLENNATSYAWNGVVSGTISMLIGTFIAPLFYIFLQGFTEKVFNPFVVKVIGFKNYKAKNMIKPSMNDKNK
- a CDS encoding helix-hairpin-helix domain-containing protein, giving the protein MNIESQAITTTSQELKITEKQVKVVLEMLFNGDTVPFISRYRQSATGGLNEEQIYQIDKFFKYYESLNKRKEVIIETLKEKNLLTDDLLVKIQNTNIKSDLESLYEPFKVGKITKATEAIKLGLEPLAKTIFTNKNINFDIKLEAKKYLTKDVATVEFAIEQANYIIAQWISQDLNIKEEIKQRIYNFGLLRTKIKKNANDERQKFKIYYDFSSPIKYIKNHNILAINRAVNLNIVSLSFDYKIENFISYILYMIDRRKVNENNFKPAIIDSLKRLILPSIEREIFNELFAKAETAAIEIFSNSVEKLLNTPAIDNVRLLSIDPGFKNGCKIAALNKNGDVLAIDKIYPHEPFKKIKESSEIVLKLINKYDIDIIVIGNGTASRETERFISDLIKNNKITVKYTVVSEVGASVYSASKVAIEEFPDLSVEERSAINIGRKFLDPLNEYVKIDPKSIGVGQYQHDVNQKELDNYLTFKVQKVVNEIGVDVNSATKSILTYISGLSSKLAENIVKHRQENGDFKDRNDLKKVKGLGAKTFEQSIGFLRIFNTNNYLDKTFIHPESYNLAKKIINDNGLIPTDEGIDVSSLNADTLAQKYNVNIYEIKLILKALSSNVKPIKKDKTGFILKSSITNFEDLSEGEEVIGTVENITDFGIFVYIGLKENLFIHIKDLNLDKNTSQYEVFEPGSTIKANIISIDKIQKRITGKIQNQ
- a CDS encoding nuclease-related domain-containing protein, giving the protein MSEKQFLIVTILLMILFTLILVSLIVWYILWKYIYGYKDKKKGFMFEDAANERIKKILKNTNFRYIEGGVYKFENHIYEVDSILVSPSFLVVVEYKNFNGNISGDAGSKKFFLSLKKKNKKIPVNNPILQNEYHIKNVIKSLNKNVPYASLIVLPDEAIIQISNIPEHVIICKLNELEEKINDMSLYSKELPESINIEDIEQTMKIFKTTTLPEKIHFRNKIQNSQNKNRKQ